One Qiania dongpingensis genomic window carries:
- the rfbC gene encoding dTDP-4-dehydrorhamnose 3,5-epimerase — translation MGKIKVTACDIEGLYVIEPTVFSDERGYFMETYNLNDFKEAGLNMVFVQDNQSMSTRGVLRGLHFQKQYPQGKLVRAVRGTVFDVAVDLRSKSNTYGKWFGVELSAENKKQFYISPGFAHGFLVLSDEAEFAYKCTDFYRPGDEGGVAWNDPDIGVDWPLQDGVELIISEKDQKWLGLKETFKF, via the coding sequence ATGGGAAAGATTAAAGTAACTGCATGCGATATTGAGGGATTATATGTAATCGAACCGACTGTATTTTCTGATGAACGTGGTTATTTTATGGAAACATATAATCTTAATGATTTTAAGGAAGCGGGGCTTAACATGGTTTTCGTACAGGACAATCAGTCCATGTCCACAAGAGGAGTCCTGCGGGGACTGCATTTTCAAAAACAGTATCCGCAGGGGAAACTGGTGCGAGCCGTAAGGGGGACTGTATTTGATGTGGCGGTAGATTTACGTTCGAAATCGAATACTTATGGGAAATGGTTCGGAGTGGAGCTGTCCGCGGAAAATAAAAAACAATTTTACATTTCACCCGGGTTTGCCCATGGTTTCCTTGTGTTGAGCGATGAGGCTGAATTTGCCTATAAATGTACCGATTTTTATCGTCCGGGAGACGAGGGCGGAGTTGCATGGAATGATCCGGATATTGGAGTGGATTGGCCTCTGCAGGATGGTGTAGAACTGATTATTTCAGAAAAAGATCAAAAATGGCTGGGTTTAAAAGAGACGTTTAAATTTTAA
- a CDS encoding DUF2142 domain-containing protein, which translates to MDKRGNEKIKKLSVGLILIVLLMFLVEIGSNFFYFRLSEGEKGVRKIADGSIDTTGFIQSAEGYRLDGNGGTLRIELGGKYVEKFMYSFDYDGLLDMMVTIQYHSEFGKAEQKTILDKNSAVIRQSVINIGKNVDWIELYTDTSLLLEDGVSYIDLSALPLNITDLFVKNTFQWNTIRMLCVFLFGVTILLLVIYRAFFGKQIAFSFLLISMTGGVLILTCFPVTKVGWDEETHFRRAYELSLYPGGEEVSPEFAKLFNCGIETWPLNLPASIEEKKEINAFFDENCTGGEGAVVQSSGIDTYTTGYIVPALFLKIGRFLNMPFSLLYQFGRLGGLLLYSLIMALAIKILPVGKRLLTMVGLMPTPMFLACCYSYDAVVIAFVSLGLSILLREALAKEGTFSWTNYFVAMACLVWGILPKAVYAPLVLTGLLIPASKFKDNRQKWLMRAGILFFFLALMSTFVLPSLLSPSSYGDSRGGDVSVALQMKNILTQPLSYIKVLTRNVWRSLPSYLIGGGAFQILGHWGIAGFGSVTMIFSCFAVLTDSSGNEEEVLSRKNKIVLFVISLMTVVLIWTAFYLTYTVPGSSTIEGVQGRYFLPVLLPLFLVAGVRRLQIRCSDSARNMIVTGFSAFLLFTMIWTQLLMIRNM; encoded by the coding sequence ATGGATAAAAGAGGAAATGAGAAAATAAAAAAGCTGTCCGTTGGATTAATCTTGATTGTATTATTGATGTTTTTAGTTGAGATTGGCAGCAATTTTTTTTATTTTAGGCTTTCAGAGGGAGAAAAAGGAGTCCGGAAAATAGCCGACGGCAGCATTGATACGACAGGATTCATACAATCTGCAGAGGGATACCGGCTTGATGGGAATGGAGGAACCCTCCGTATTGAGCTTGGTGGCAAATATGTGGAAAAATTTATGTATTCCTTTGATTATGACGGACTTTTAGATATGATGGTCACAATCCAGTACCACAGCGAATTTGGAAAAGCGGAGCAAAAAACGATTCTTGATAAAAATAGTGCGGTGATTCGTCAGTCAGTGATCAACATAGGAAAGAATGTGGACTGGATTGAGCTTTATACGGACACTTCCCTGCTTCTTGAGGACGGTGTCAGCTATATTGATCTGTCTGCGCTTCCTTTGAACATAACAGATTTATTTGTAAAAAATACTTTTCAATGGAACACTATAAGAATGTTGTGTGTGTTTTTATTTGGTGTTACGATTTTGCTGTTAGTTATATACCGCGCCTTTTTTGGGAAACAGATCGCATTTTCCTTCCTTTTGATTAGTATGACCGGCGGGGTCTTAATACTGACGTGTTTTCCTGTAACGAAAGTGGGCTGGGATGAAGAAACTCATTTTAGAAGAGCTTATGAATTGTCATTGTATCCTGGAGGAGAAGAAGTATCTCCGGAGTTTGCCAAGCTATTTAATTGTGGAATCGAAACCTGGCCGCTGAACCTTCCGGCTTCCATAGAAGAAAAAAAGGAAATAAACGCGTTTTTTGATGAGAACTGTACTGGAGGCGAAGGGGCAGTAGTTCAAAGCTCCGGAATCGATACCTATACAACAGGCTATATTGTTCCGGCATTATTTTTAAAGATAGGCAGATTTTTGAACATGCCATTTTCTCTACTGTATCAGTTTGGCCGTTTGGGAGGACTCCTGCTATACTCTCTTATTATGGCCTTAGCCATTAAAATACTGCCGGTGGGCAAACGTTTGTTGACAATGGTGGGCCTGATGCCGACTCCTATGTTTTTGGCATGCTGCTATTCCTATGATGCGGTTGTTATTGCGTTTGTGTCTCTTGGACTTTCTATTCTTTTACGGGAAGCGCTTGCAAAAGAAGGGACCTTTTCCTGGACAAATTATTTCGTGGCGATGGCTTGTTTGGTTTGGGGGATATTGCCAAAGGCGGTATACGCCCCATTGGTGCTGACAGGCTTACTGATACCGGCTTCCAAATTTAAGGATAACCGCCAGAAATGGCTGATGAGAGCGGGAATCCTCTTTTTTTTCCTGGCTCTCATGTCCACGTTTGTGCTTCCGAGCCTCTTGTCGCCTTCCAGCTATGGAGACAGCAGGGGAGGAGATGTGAGCGTGGCGCTGCAGATGAAAAATATATTAACGCAGCCTTTATCGTATATCAAGGTCCTGACACGGAATGTCTGGAGAAGTCTTCCCAGCTATTTGATCGGAGGAGGTGCTTTTCAGATTTTGGGGCATTGGGGAATAGCCGGATTTGGCAGTGTTACAATGATCTTTTCATGTTTTGCCGTCCTGACGGATAGCTCAGGGAATGAAGAAGAGGTATTGTCCAGAAAAAATAAGATTGTGTTATTTGTAATATCTTTGATGACGGTAGTATTAATATGGACCGCGTTTTATCTGACCTATACGGTGCCGGGGAGCAGTACTATAGAAGGTGTGCAGGGAAGATATTTTCTGCCCGTTCTTCTGCCGCTTTTTCTTGTGGCAGGTGTCCGGCGGCTTCAGATACGATGCTCGGATTCTGCCCGGAATATGATTGTTACAGGATTTTCTGCCTTTTTGCTGTTTACCATGATATGGACACAGCTCCTTATGATTAGGAACATGTAA
- a CDS encoding DUF2142 domain-containing protein, giving the protein MGAEMEKWKEIWRRISEKKLWVFWTGAVLILTALWFTTLKACVLPVLKPFSTRLLVLYCVFSLFLLLFCFGLSFYLIKAKKIKTEKLFLVCCLTVGIVYMFILPPLTAPDEIAHYATAYKWSNVMMFKEAADEEGHVYMRAEDARAPFDHRNTKENYLTLADSFFKPCQSAETVVFDYKLVNTGPVPYIPQAVGITLGRLMNLGWAMTMFLGRLMNLLAFTGCVYWAIKRIPFGKMVLFSVAMLPMTMELISSMSYDTLALAMAILFTAVCLQYSQTADKIGKKEVAVLAVLLGLLAPCKTVYILLAGLCLLIPRKKFGSKRFYWISAGAVMGAAVLSLLLNNMTAIAGYIGTGENYISWAGEPGYTLGMLVKDPVRFLFLLFNTVREYAGFYLTHMIGYELGWRNICIGELAVLAFLFLLFLSCLKTEDEIEGMKSGQKAWCIVICLSIAFLIGMSMLFGWTPASWSFIEGIQGRYFLPILPLFLLTLRNNKIVLRKNMDKWIIVLAICFNALVVQKIAAVSLGTVF; this is encoded by the coding sequence ATGGGAGCGGAGATGGAGAAATGGAAAGAAATATGGCGCCGGATAAGTGAAAAAAAATTGTGGGTGTTTTGGACTGGCGCCGTCCTGATTCTGACAGCTCTATGGTTCACGACCTTAAAGGCATGTGTTTTACCTGTATTAAAACCATTCAGCACACGGCTTTTAGTTTTGTACTGTGTGTTTTCTCTTTTTTTACTTTTGTTCTGCTTTGGACTTTCTTTTTATCTGATAAAGGCGAAGAAGATAAAAACAGAAAAACTGTTTCTGGTCTGCTGTCTTACGGTTGGAATCGTCTATATGTTTATTCTTCCTCCCCTCACGGCGCCGGATGAGATCGCCCATTATGCCACCGCCTATAAGTGGTCCAATGTTATGATGTTTAAGGAAGCGGCCGATGAAGAAGGTCATGTTTATATGCGGGCAGAAGACGCCAGAGCTCCGTTTGATCACCGAAATACGAAAGAGAATTATCTGACATTGGCAGATTCTTTTTTTAAGCCTTGTCAGAGTGCGGAAACGGTTGTCTTTGATTATAAACTGGTAAATACAGGACCAGTGCCATATATCCCTCAGGCGGTGGGCATCACGTTGGGAAGGCTTATGAATCTTGGATGGGCTATGACCATGTTTCTTGGCCGCCTTATGAATTTATTGGCATTTACCGGATGTGTGTATTGGGCTATAAAACGGATACCGTTTGGAAAGATGGTGCTGTTTTCAGTAGCTATGCTTCCGATGACGATGGAGCTGATTTCTTCCATGTCCTATGATACACTGGCATTGGCGATGGCTATATTGTTTACAGCGGTATGTCTTCAATATAGCCAGACTGCGGACAAGATAGGAAAGAAAGAAGTCGCGGTGCTTGCGGTATTACTAGGTCTGCTGGCTCCGTGCAAGACGGTGTACATTCTTTTGGCCGGCCTTTGTCTGCTGATTCCACGGAAAAAATTTGGCTCGAAAAGATTTTACTGGATATCCGCAGGAGCAGTAATGGGAGCAGCAGTCCTTTCTCTGCTGCTTAATAACATGACAGCGATAGCGGGCTACATCGGAACAGGAGAAAACTATATATCCTGGGCTGGCGAGCCAGGATATACGTTGGGGATGCTCGTGAAAGATCCCGTCAGATTTCTTTTTCTTCTGTTCAATACGGTGAGAGAGTACGCCGGCTTTTATTTGACTCATATGATCGGCTATGAACTGGGATGGAGAAATATCTGTATAGGAGAACTGGCGGTGCTGGCATTTTTGTTTCTTCTGTTTTTATCCTGCCTGAAGACGGAGGATGAAATAGAGGGTATGAAGAGCGGACAAAAAGCGTGGTGTATCGTGATATGCTTAAGCATTGCGTTTTTGATCGGTATGTCGATGCTTTTTGGCTGGACGCCTGCCAGCTGGAGCTTTATTGAAGGGATCCAGGGGAGGTATTTCCTTCCGATTCTGCCGCTTTTTCTATTGACTTTGAGAAATAATAAGATTGTTTTGCGGAAGAATATGGATAAGTGGATCATTGTGCTGGCCATATGCTTTAACGCACTTGTAGTACAGAAAATAGCGGCAGTTTCTCTGGGTACGGTTTTTTAA
- a CDS encoding glycosyltransferase: MMPLVSVCIPAYNSAVYIKKTIESILDQNYKNIELVVVDDCSKDNTVEIVKNIEDPRMRLVQNEKNLGMTGNWNKCLAEAKGDYIKLVCADDILYADSIQKELGALLRHPDVTLVMSDTALIDENGMRTGCFKRYPKAGLLEGRKVAKRALIFKSFFGAPCNTLFPRSSYERAGGFDPEFPYILDFDMWLRMACLGKIYVIHEELNGFRVRNDSNTGNLINDDRKTYNLEHKNLLKKHNALGAVHLNRFELWVSMMIRHARNELIQIYLRLNAKKKR; the protein is encoded by the coding sequence ATGATGCCTTTAGTGAGTGTATGTATTCCGGCTTATAACAGCGCGGTTTATATAAAGAAGACCATTGAATCCATATTGGATCAGAACTATAAGAATATTGAGCTGGTCGTGGTGGACGACTGCTCTAAGGACAATACGGTGGAGATCGTGAAGAACATCGAAGATCCCAGAATGCGCCTGGTCCAGAATGAAAAGAATCTGGGCATGACCGGTAACTGGAACAAATGCCTGGCGGAAGCGAAGGGAGATTATATCAAGCTGGTCTGTGCAGATGATATCCTATATGCGGATAGTATTCAAAAAGAGCTGGGAGCGCTTCTTAGGCATCCGGATGTGACGCTGGTAATGAGCGATACGGCTCTGATTGATGAAAACGGGATGCGGACAGGGTGTTTTAAACGGTATCCAAAGGCGGGACTCCTAGAGGGTAGGAAGGTGGCTAAACGGGCGCTGATATTCAAGAGCTTCTTTGGCGCCCCCTGCAATACGCTGTTCCCGAGGAGCTCTTATGAGAGAGCGGGAGGATTTGATCCTGAATTTCCGTATATCCTGGACTTTGATATGTGGCTTCGGATGGCCTGTCTGGGAAAGATCTATGTGATTCATGAAGAGCTGAACGGATTCCGGGTGCGGAATGATTCCAATACGGGAAACCTGATCAATGATGACAGGAAGACCTATAATCTGGAACATAAGAACCTGTTAAAAAAGCATAACGCGCTTGGGGCCGTTCATCTGAACCGATTTGAGCTTTGGGTCAGTATGATGATTCGTCATGCAAGAAATGAATTGATTCAGATATATCTGAGGTTGAATGCGAAGAAGAAACGATGA
- a CDS encoding DUF2304 domain-containing protein: MTTVLRVILILMSLLVLLLMMKKIRQAKAQIEDSMFWVFFALLLVIFSVFPKAADWLSGLVGTMSTANFIFLLMIFLLLVKNFSMSIRISQLETKMKELVQKIALDDNEAEKRLKEQEKEPEK, translated from the coding sequence ATGACGACGGTACTGCGGGTGATCTTGATTTTGATGTCCCTTCTTGTCTTGCTGCTGATGATGAAAAAAATACGCCAGGCTAAGGCGCAGATCGAGGATTCTATGTTTTGGGTGTTCTTCGCTTTGCTGCTGGTGATCTTCAGCGTTTTCCCCAAAGCGGCGGACTGGCTGTCAGGATTGGTGGGGACCATGTCCACCGCGAATTTCATTTTTCTGCTGATGATCTTTCTGCTTCTGGTAAAGAATTTCTCCATGTCGATCCGGATCTCCCAGCTGGAGACCAAGATGAAAGAGCTGGTGCAGAAAATTGCGCTGGATGACAATGAAGCGGAGAAGAGACTTAAGGAACAGGAGAAGGAGCCAGAGAAATGA
- a CDS encoding glycosyltransferase family 2 protein, translating to MADVLIVIPAYNEEKNIERVVDNLIFYYPQFDYVVVNDGSKDKTAEICRKKGYHLLDLPVNLGLAGGFQAGLKYAYRNHYQYAIQFDGDGQHRPEFIQAMRDKMDEGYDIVIGSRFVSEKKPRTMRMLGSSLISAAIRLTTGVRIKDPTSGMRMFSRRMMEEFALSLNYGPEPDTISYLLKQGAKVAEVQVKMDERIAGESYLNPVNAAKYMSKMLFSILLIQNFRKRDKRYRRKNGGDER from the coding sequence ATGGCGGACGTCCTGATTGTAATACCGGCCTATAATGAAGAGAAAAATATCGAGCGGGTGGTGGACAACCTGATCTTTTATTATCCCCAGTTCGACTATGTGGTGGTCAACGACGGCTCAAAAGATAAGACAGCAGAAATCTGCAGAAAAAAGGGGTATCACCTTCTGGATCTGCCGGTAAATCTTGGGCTGGCCGGAGGTTTCCAGGCAGGTTTAAAATATGCTTACCGAAACCACTATCAGTATGCCATCCAGTTTGACGGGGACGGTCAGCACCGGCCGGAATTCATCCAGGCGATGCGGGATAAGATGGATGAGGGGTATGATATTGTCATCGGATCCCGGTTTGTATCGGAAAAGAAACCAAGGACCATGAGGATGCTGGGGAGCAGCCTGATTTCTGCCGCCATTCGGCTGACGACCGGCGTAAGGATAAAAGATCCGACCTCCGGGATGCGCATGTTCAGCCGCCGGATGATGGAGGAATTTGCTTTGAGCCTGAATTATGGGCCGGAGCCGGACACGATTTCCTATTTGCTGAAGCAGGGAGCTAAAGTAGCGGAGGTCCAGGTGAAAATGGACGAGCGTATCGCCGGGGAAAGTTATCTGAATCCGGTGAACGCGGCGAAATATATGAGCAAGATGCTGTTTTCCATTTTACTGATTCAGAATTTCAGAAAGCGGGATAAGCGTTACCGCAGGAAGAATGGAGGAGATGAACGATGA
- a CDS encoding glycosyltransferase — translation MTEDKTGKINVVIPVYKPDGKLGHLLHMLNRQCRKPDKVVLMITDSGDASGDNHGAQLERWILESDIPTECHFLSQEEFDHGGTRNKGMEYCDGEVVVYMTQDAVPEDDHMIEMLTEPFFGEFCGASEGNLEGTEIILSYGRQMPDKDCRPVERYTRSFNYPAQSRIKTKDDIPAMGIKTFFASNVCAAYRKDLFLLQGGFPEKTIFNEDMIFAGRAVQAGYAVAYAAGARVIHSHNLSNKVQFQRNFDLAVSQAEHPEVFQGIRSEREGFALVINTMKYLARCGRIYLIPGMLFTTACKYTGYLLGKRYKKLSAKMVLACSMNKSYWRNK, via the coding sequence ATGACAGAGGATAAAACAGGGAAGATAAATGTGGTAATACCCGTTTATAAGCCGGATGGGAAATTGGGACATTTGCTTCATATGCTGAACAGGCAGTGCAGAAAGCCGGATAAGGTTGTCCTGATGATCACAGACTCCGGTGATGCCTCCGGTGATAATCACGGAGCACAGCTGGAACGGTGGATATTGGAAAGCGATATACCGACGGAGTGTCATTTTCTTTCGCAGGAGGAATTTGATCACGGCGGCACCAGAAACAAAGGGATGGAATACTGTGACGGAGAAGTCGTGGTATATATGACGCAGGATGCCGTTCCGGAAGACGATCATATGATAGAAATGCTGACAGAGCCTTTTTTCGGGGAGTTCTGCGGAGCATCAGAAGGGAATCTGGAAGGGACGGAAATCATCCTCAGCTATGGACGCCAGATGCCTGACAAGGACTGCAGGCCTGTTGAACGGTATACCAGGAGCTTTAATTATCCGGCGCAGTCTCGCATCAAGACGAAGGATGATATCCCTGCCATGGGAATAAAGACCTTTTTTGCGTCCAATGTCTGCGCCGCTTATCGAAAGGATTTATTTTTACTGCAGGGGGGATTTCCGGAAAAGACCATTTTCAATGAAGACATGATATTTGCCGGGAGAGCGGTGCAGGCCGGATACGCGGTGGCTTATGCCGCAGGCGCTCGGGTCATTCATTCCCACAATCTCTCCAATAAGGTACAGTTTCAGAGGAATTTTGATCTGGCCGTATCCCAGGCGGAGCACCCAGAGGTATTCCAGGGAATCCGTTCAGAACGGGAGGGCTTTGCGCTGGTGATAAATACCATGAAATATTTGGCCAGATGCGGGCGGATTTATCTGATTCCCGGAATGCTTTTCACTACAGCCTGCAAATACACAGGATATCTTCTGGGAAAACGATACAAAAAGCTTTCTGCTAAAATGGTGCTGGCCTGCAGCATGAATAAGAGTTATTGGAGGAACAAATGA
- a CDS encoding lipopolysaccharide biosynthesis protein, whose protein sequence is MSKWKALIMGNGKNQGKKNVIWNMTGSLLFALSSILLFAVAARATGEYYGGIFSIAFTTGQMLLTIGYYEVRPFHVTDVSRQYSFPEYLSARMITSAAMAAAGFVYVFVSRPSAVKAAVILLMCFYKLMDGVADVFEGEFHRQGRLDIAGKSMAFRTAFSGGVFILVVILSKDIVVASAAAVAAAVFAFAVFDLVMIGEFEPLRLSRAWGRVYHLLRDCFFLFIGSFLYLYICNAAKYAIDAHMTEEAVTYYTDIYLPTSTINLLSGFMFKPLLTTMGNSYEAGEWKKFKQIVNKLLLGIVALTAICCLGAFLLGIPVLSLIFGHDLTPYRGALVILILGGGFNAAVMLLYYALTTMRRQTQILICYGTAFILAAIAAPVLVKRLGIMGGAVCYTLVMGALAVLFLGNVWFQYRKASSLSGGEI, encoded by the coding sequence ATGAGTAAATGGAAAGCCCTGATAATGGGAAATGGAAAGAACCAGGGAAAAAAGAACGTCATTTGGAATATGACAGGAAGCCTGCTGTTCGCACTGTCCAGCATCCTGCTTTTTGCAGTGGCGGCAAGAGCCACGGGAGAATACTACGGCGGTATTTTTTCCATCGCTTTTACTACGGGGCAGATGCTGCTTACGATCGGCTACTATGAAGTGCGCCCTTTTCATGTCACAGATGTAAGCCGTCAATATTCTTTTCCCGAATATCTTTCAGCCAGGATGATCACAAGCGCGGCGATGGCGGCGGCGGGATTTGTCTATGTCTTTGTGAGCAGGCCTTCTGCAGTAAAAGCGGCTGTGATACTTCTCATGTGTTTTTATAAGCTGATGGATGGTGTCGCGGATGTGTTTGAAGGAGAGTTCCACAGACAGGGACGGCTGGACATCGCCGGGAAGTCTATGGCTTTCCGGACCGCTTTCTCAGGAGGAGTATTCATCCTGGTGGTGATCTTATCAAAAGATATTGTTGTGGCAAGCGCTGCTGCGGTTGCTGCTGCGGTATTTGCGTTTGCGGTCTTTGACCTGGTGATGATAGGAGAGTTTGAGCCGCTCCGGCTCTCTCGCGCCTGGGGCCGGGTGTACCATCTGCTGAGAGACTGCTTTTTTCTTTTTATAGGCAGCTTCTTATATCTTTATATCTGCAATGCTGCAAAATATGCCATTGACGCCCATATGACAGAAGAGGCGGTCACATATTATACGGACATCTATCTGCCAACTTCGACCATTAACCTTTTAAGCGGCTTCATGTTCAAGCCGCTTCTGACGACAATGGGAAACAGCTATGAAGCAGGAGAATGGAAAAAATTCAAACAGATCGTGAATAAACTCCTTTTAGGGATTGTGGCGCTGACGGCAATCTGCTGTCTGGGCGCGTTCCTTCTGGGGATTCCGGTGCTTTCTCTGATATTTGGCCATGATCTGACGCCGTATCGCGGCGCACTGGTCATTTTGATCCTCGGCGGAGGATTCAATGCGGCAGTCATGCTGCTTTATTATGCGCTTACCACCATGCGGCGGCAGACCCAGATCCTGATATGCTATGGAACCGCCTTTATCCTTGCGGCGATCGCGGCGCCTGTGCTGGTGAAGCGCTTGGGAATCATGGGCGGAGCAGTATGCTATACACTGGTGATGGGGGCTTTGGCTGTGCTGTTTCTCGGAAACGTCTGGTTTCAGTATCGGAAAGCGAGCAGTCTGTCTGGAGGCGAGATATGA
- a CDS encoding LicD family protein, giving the protein MFKEYDDSTLKTLQRIELGILKDFLYLCGKYELTYFSFAGTAIGALRHQGFIPWDDDIDVCLPRKDYEKFIQAAKEEFGEKYTVMNAEYDENYPLTTTRWMLKGTKFREEALRDIDCELGIFLDIYPFDNVSDDDKEYRKQARDAWFWSKILILRCMPEPVILGSGFKVAAERAVCKAAHLFLKVFGYSKKKIYQKCKAAMTRYQDRETGRLSYLCDTDRFWNTIEKKDLYPLRQEPFEDIKLNFPNHIEKMLSQMHPDFMTLPPAEKRKNHYPYQLDFGEYGRE; this is encoded by the coding sequence ATGTTTAAGGAATACGACGATTCGACACTTAAAACTCTTCAAAGGATCGAGCTTGGAATCTTAAAGGATTTTCTATACCTTTGCGGTAAATATGAGCTGACCTATTTTTCCTTTGCCGGGACGGCCATCGGGGCGCTGCGCCATCAGGGATTTATTCCGTGGGACGACGATATAGACGTATGTCTTCCACGGAAGGATTATGAGAAATTCATCCAGGCTGCCAAAGAAGAGTTTGGAGAAAAATACACGGTGATGAATGCAGAGTATGATGAAAATTATCCTCTGACCACCACGCGCTGGATGCTGAAGGGGACAAAATTTCGGGAAGAAGCCCTCCGGGATATTGACTGTGAGCTGGGTATCTTTCTGGATATTTATCCCTTTGACAACGTATCCGATGATGATAAGGAATACCGGAAGCAGGCGAGGGACGCGTGGTTTTGGAGCAAGATTCTCATACTGCGCTGTATGCCGGAGCCGGTGATATTGGGAAGCGGTTTTAAAGTGGCAGCCGAGAGGGCTGTCTGCAAGGCCGCACATCTGTTTCTTAAAGTTTTCGGGTATTCTAAGAAAAAGATATATCAGAAATGTAAAGCGGCCATGACCCGGTATCAGGACAGGGAGACAGGCCGGCTGAGCTATTTATGCGATACGGACCGGTTCTGGAATACGATTGAAAAAAAGGACCTGTATCCGCTCAGACAGGAGCCCTTTGAGGATATAAAATTGAATTTTCCGAATCATATCGAGAAAATGCTTTCCCAGATGCATCCTGATTTTATGACGCTTCCTCCGGCGGAGAAGCGCAAGAACCACTATCCGTATCAGCTTGATTTCGGAGAATATGGGAGAGAATAA